A window of the Mesorhizobium opportunistum WSM2075 genome harbors these coding sequences:
- a CDS encoding PAS domain-containing protein produces the protein MEPALATLGEEIQRLKRSMNDLVSLLALPAIWAGGSPPQIVETLLDVLVAMLPVDFIYVRLFDADTEWPIEIARFAHSIVQVKPEEIGRALYQMFGDAASKWPPSGQIHIGGVEFFAGLALLGLQGEVGVVVTGSQSSDFPNQTDGLLLKVAANQAVVALQGARQLGEQKRLASELDGRVTERTGELVAANQTLTQEVEDRRRTEEALRRSEEALAASQHDLKLIINTIPALAWATRPDGYTEFLSQHYLDYAGLSAEQGQGWGWTAAIHPDDVTGLLAAWNTFLTSGEGGEAEARLRGSDGSYRWFLLRANPTRDERGDVVKWYGVNVDIDERKRAEEKAIEAERELQRTVDGIPALIGAFAADGTRIFINERGREFTGLSTDDLAGGGWRSTIHPDDIELEERKWYECVASGEPFEHEYRVRASDGTYRWHIARRVPVHDKAGKVIRWYGISHDIEGRKRAEAFVASEKHLLEMIASGSLLRDVLSALCVFVEDAAPDCFCDVHLINWSSSTFEYAVAPSLSPDYIAPIAGMPVDGDLLPCGIAAYQKTQVVAVDMESDPRWYTSPVRLHVLKHGYRSVWSTPICSREGRVLATFCIVQRKPASPSPHHQDLIAHATQIASIAIERSLIEAALRRSETLLSEAQRLSSTGAFSWRLDTDEIAFSEELYHIFELDPNSPVTLERLRERIHADDLQSLSAQMARVRAGQSYLGYEIRLRMPDSRVKYLRTFGRVIRHQDDRMECLTAVQDVTERRQAEEALGRARSELAHVTRVSSLGVLTASIAHEVSQPLSGIITNASTCLRMLAADPPNIDGARETARRTIRDGNLASDVITRLRALFSKRAPTVQSVDLNEAAREVIALSSGDLQSSRVVLQPEFAEGLPLVAGDRVQLQQVIMNLLRNAVDAMNGVDDRPRKLIIKTEPDEDDHVRLSVRDSGTGFGPDSAERLFEPFYTTKNEGMGMGLSVSRSIIESHCGRLWAAANDGPGVTFTFSVPEYSRERSSVQDVSVGTASAVGGVRRSVGAR, from the coding sequence ATGGAACCTGCGCTGGCCACCCTTGGCGAAGAGATTCAACGGCTTAAGCGCTCGATGAACGATTTGGTGAGCCTGCTTGCTCTACCCGCCATTTGGGCCGGAGGAAGTCCTCCTCAGATCGTTGAGACCTTGCTTGACGTGCTTGTTGCCATGTTGCCGGTTGATTTTATTTATGTGCGTCTGTTCGACGCGGACACGGAATGGCCGATCGAGATCGCGCGGTTCGCTCATTCGATCGTCCAAGTAAAGCCGGAGGAGATTGGGCGAGCCCTTTATCAGATGTTTGGCGATGCCGCGTCGAAATGGCCGCCGAGCGGGCAGATCCATATTGGAGGCGTCGAGTTCTTCGCTGGGTTGGCGTTGCTCGGCCTGCAAGGAGAGGTCGGTGTCGTGGTCACCGGGTCGCAGAGCTCCGACTTTCCGAACCAGACCGACGGGCTTCTCTTGAAAGTTGCCGCAAATCAGGCTGTCGTTGCCCTGCAGGGGGCCCGTCAACTAGGCGAACAGAAGCGACTGGCCTCGGAACTTGACGGGCGTGTTACGGAACGAACAGGTGAACTTGTCGCGGCCAATCAAACGTTGACTCAGGAAGTCGAGGACAGGCGCCGGACGGAAGAAGCACTGCGCAGAAGCGAGGAAGCCCTGGCGGCAAGTCAGCACGATCTGAAGCTGATTATCAATACAATTCCGGCCTTGGCTTGGGCGACTCGCCCAGATGGGTATACCGAGTTTCTGAGCCAGCACTACCTCGACTACGCGGGGCTTTCAGCGGAGCAGGGGCAAGGTTGGGGCTGGACGGCTGCGATCCATCCTGACGACGTAACAGGTCTGCTCGCAGCGTGGAACACCTTCTTGACTTCGGGTGAAGGAGGGGAGGCTGAAGCTCGGTTGCGTGGATCTGATGGGAGTTATCGGTGGTTTCTGCTCCGCGCCAATCCGACGCGGGATGAACGCGGCGACGTCGTGAAATGGTATGGGGTGAACGTCGACATCGATGAACGTAAACGCGCCGAGGAAAAAGCAATTGAAGCCGAACGCGAGCTTCAACGAACGGTCGACGGCATTCCAGCCCTGATTGGGGCTTTCGCGGCCGACGGCACGCGTATTTTCATCAACGAGCGCGGACGTGAATTTACAGGGCTCTCAACCGACGATTTGGCGGGTGGTGGCTGGAGAAGCACGATCCACCCAGATGACATCGAACTCGAAGAGCGCAAATGGTACGAATGTGTCGCGTCCGGAGAACCGTTCGAGCATGAGTACCGCGTGCGTGCAAGTGACGGGACGTATCGCTGGCACATTGCCCGTCGCGTGCCGGTCCACGACAAAGCTGGAAAAGTGATCCGATGGTACGGCATCAGTCACGATATTGAGGGTCGTAAAAGGGCGGAAGCTTTTGTCGCCAGCGAAAAGCATTTGCTGGAGATGATCGCGTCGGGCAGTTTGCTTCGGGATGTTCTCAGCGCGTTGTGCGTTTTTGTCGAAGACGCTGCCCCCGACTGCTTCTGTGACGTCCACCTGATAAATTGGAGCAGCTCGACATTCGAATATGCCGTGGCTCCTTCTTTGTCTCCCGACTACATCGCGCCGATTGCCGGCATGCCGGTCGACGGCGATCTGTTGCCATGTGGCATAGCGGCTTATCAAAAAACGCAGGTGGTCGCAGTGGACATGGAATCCGATCCCCGCTGGTATACGTCGCCTGTGCGGCTACATGTTCTGAAGCACGGATACAGGTCAGTGTGGAGCACGCCGATTTGTTCCAGAGAGGGGCGGGTGCTTGCAACCTTTTGCATCGTCCAACGGAAGCCTGCGAGCCCTTCGCCGCACCATCAGGATCTCATCGCGCACGCCACACAGATCGCCAGCATTGCGATCGAACGTTCCCTTATAGAGGCAGCGCTCCGGCGGAGCGAAACGTTGCTTTCGGAAGCACAACGCTTAAGTTCCACCGGCGCGTTCTCCTGGCGGCTGGACACTGACGAGATCGCCTTTTCCGAGGAACTCTATCATATCTTCGAACTCGATCCGAACTCCCCTGTGACGCTTGAGCGCCTGCGTGAGCGAATCCACGCGGATGACCTCCAGTCGCTGTCTGCCCAGATGGCTCGGGTTCGCGCCGGGCAGAGTTATCTGGGCTATGAGATCCGGCTGCGGATGCCGGATAGCAGGGTCAAATATCTACGCACGTTTGGCAGGGTCATTCGTCATCAGGATGACCGCATGGAATGCCTCACCGCGGTTCAGGACGTGACGGAGCGGCGGCAGGCTGAAGAAGCACTTGGCAGGGCCCGATCTGAACTCGCACATGTAACCAGGGTTTCGAGCCTCGGAGTCTTGACCGCTTCGATTGCCCATGAAGTCAGTCAACCGTTGTCGGGGATCATCACCAACGCCAGCACCTGCCTCCGCATGTTGGCAGCCGATCCTCCAAACATTGACGGCGCACGCGAAACCGCCCGGCGAACCATACGCGACGGCAATCTAGCCTCAGATGTAATAACGCGATTGCGCGCTCTCTTCAGCAAGCGAGCTCCTACCGTTCAGTCGGTGGATTTGAACGAGGCGGCAAGGGAGGTGATCGCCTTGTCGTCGGGTGACCTTCAGAGCAGTCGCGTGGTTCTTCAGCCTGAATTTGCGGAGGGTCTGCCGCTCGTTGCGGGAGATCGTGTCCAGCTTCAGCAGGTGATCATGAATCTGCTGCGCAACGCAGTGGACGCCATGAACGGGGTCGATGATCGCCCCAGGAAGTTAATAATCAAGACCGAGCCCGATGAAGATGATCATGTGCGCTTATCTGTACGGGATTCCGGCACGGGTTTCGGCCCAGATAGTGCGGAGCGGCTCTTTGAACCTTTCTACACCACCAAGAATGAAGGCATGGGGATGGGATTGTCCGTTAGCCGTTCCATCATCGAGAGCCACTGCGGGCGTCTATGGGCGGCGGCAAATGACGGCCCGGGAGTGACGTTCACGTTTTCTGTGCCCGAATACTCCAGAGAGCGATCGTCTGTGCAGGATGTGAGTGTTGGTACGGCGTCCGCGGTCGGTGGTGTTCGAAGATCGGTGGGAGCGAGATGA
- a CDS encoding response regulator: MKPAGALVSVVDDDKSVRESLPDLLKELGFRVDTFASATEFLASDSIHETKCLVLDVTMPVMTGPELQEELARRGQEIPIVYITAQRSSAMRLRLIEQGAVECLFKPFSDRALHEALQLAVCKP, translated from the coding sequence ATGAAGCCTGCGGGTGCACTGGTCTCAGTTGTTGACGACGATAAATCGGTGCGCGAGTCCTTACCAGATTTGCTCAAGGAGCTGGGTTTCAGGGTGGACACGTTCGCTTCGGCAACGGAGTTTCTGGCGTCTGACAGCATCCATGAAACCAAGTGCCTGGTTCTCGATGTGACCATGCCCGTCATGACAGGCCCCGAACTGCAAGAGGAACTAGCGCGTCGCGGGCAAGAGATTCCGATCGTCTACATTACCGCGCAGCGGAGCAGCGCCATGCGGCTTCGTCTCATCGAACAGGGTGCGGTCGAGTGTTTATTCAAGCCGTTCAGCGACAGGGCCCTTCACGAGGCTCTCCAACTGGCGGTCTGTAAGCCTTGA
- a CDS encoding response regulator transcription factor: MYTGGAAELGSVAMSDEASVVFIVDDDVSVRESLELLICSSGWRPQTFGSAKDFLDRPQMALVSSCLILDVNLPDLSGLDLQSLMANERTPMPIIFITGYGDVPMTVKAMKAGAIEFLTKPFDDEELLSAIKLALERSKSALALDSEFQALKDRHTSLSRREQEVMTLVVSGLLNKQIGFELGISEITVKAHRGQAMRKMQARSLAQLVHMAARLGITQ; this comes from the coding sequence ATGTACACGGGTGGAGCAGCTGAACTGGGCAGCGTCGCAATGTCGGACGAAGCATCCGTGGTGTTTATTGTAGACGACGACGTTTCGGTGCGCGAATCGTTAGAGTTGCTAATCTGCTCGTCGGGTTGGCGGCCGCAGACCTTCGGTTCAGCAAAAGATTTCCTCGATCGACCCCAGATGGCCCTGGTTTCGAGCTGTCTCATCTTGGATGTCAATCTGCCGGATCTGAGTGGGCTCGACCTGCAGAGTCTGATGGCTAACGAGCGTACCCCTATGCCCATCATCTTCATAACCGGCTACGGCGACGTACCAATGACAGTCAAGGCGATGAAGGCTGGGGCTATCGAGTTTTTGACCAAACCATTCGACGACGAGGAACTTTTGAGTGCGATCAAGCTGGCACTTGAAAGAAGCAAGAGCGCGCTTGCTCTCGATTCTGAATTCCAGGCCCTCAAGGATCGCCATACGTCGCTTAGCCGACGCGAACAAGAGGTTATGACGCTGGTTGTCTCGGGTCTATTGAACAAACAAATCGGCTTTGAGCTCGGTATCAGCGAGATCACAGTCAAGGCGCATCGTGGCCAAGCTATGCGCAAAATGCAGGCTCGCTCACTGGCCCAGCTGGTGCATATGGCGGCCCGACTGGGCATCACTCAGTAG
- a CDS encoding MEDS domain-containing protein, with amino-acid sequence MRKTPHPIPFAGSQLGDMRHACAFFNGDDDAFRVLFPFMQDGFACGDKIIHIVNPGERCRHLHRLRMAGIDTTTAEQSGQLEFRTNTEAYLRDGRFDQDRMLEVFETLASGNAESGFPLSRIVCHMDWASEVRSHIDDLVEFEARVNDVWSRHDDAVICVYDLAKFGGDTVVDIMRTHPMIVIGGILQQNPFFMPPEDFLRELRQRRLGQVSPDKTTS; translated from the coding sequence ATGAGGAAGACCCCACATCCCATTCCTTTTGCGGGATCCCAACTTGGGGACATGCGTCATGCCTGTGCATTTTTCAACGGCGACGATGATGCCTTTCGTGTGTTGTTTCCCTTCATGCAGGATGGTTTCGCATGCGGCGACAAAATCATTCACATTGTTAATCCAGGCGAGCGCTGCAGGCATTTGCACCGACTAAGGATGGCGGGCATCGACACGACAACTGCGGAGCAAAGCGGTCAGCTTGAATTTCGCACCAACACCGAAGCCTACCTCCGGGACGGTCGGTTCGATCAAGACCGGATGCTGGAGGTGTTTGAAACGCTGGCCAGCGGGAATGCCGAGAGTGGATTTCCCCTCAGTCGCATTGTCTGCCACATGGATTGGGCCTCCGAGGTGAGGTCGCATATTGACGACCTGGTGGAGTTTGAAGCTCGGGTAAACGACGTATGGTCCCGTCACGATGACGCGGTTATCTGCGTGTACGACTTGGCAAAATTTGGTGGCGATACGGTCGTTGACATCATGCGGACCCATCCGATGATCGTCATTGGCGGCATCTTGCAACAGAATCCATTCTTTATGCCGCCTGAGGACTTCCTTCGCGAGCTCCGTCAACGGCGGCTGGGTCAGGTGTCGCCCGACAAGACGACGAGCTAG
- a CDS encoding PAS domain-containing protein encodes MASEVVCKLLDTLVDMLRLDFAYIRLNQSSYEEPVEVARAGQQFAVSPEAIIREFHGLNEVDLADWPLLNSFQGDVPISVAALRLGILADIGVLFTGSRRVDFPLQTDSLVLNVAANQAGVRLQELKLSSDRRRLAKESYEIAAEEPSEVAVRENEDDAKLIADSIPAGIAVLTPTGEIEAVNSYIAGYFGKPKDELKGWGTAETVHPADIQRVVESFRYSIKAGMPYEVEARLLGADNKYRWFQIRGLPLEDRNGRIMRWYSLHIDIDERKQAEEALRESEVNLRKIINTIPTSAWSTLPDGYCDFLNDRWLDYAGFTSDQAVGWAWAAAIHPDDASGLAEYWQSCLASGTPVSTEARIRRFDGEYRWFLFLANPLRDEAGTIIRWYGTNVDIEDRKRADQALRDSEVNLRKIINTIPTSAWSTLPDGYCDFLNDRWLDYAGFTEDQAVGWAWAAAIHPDDASGLAEYWQSCLASGTPVSTEARIRRYDGEYRWFLFLANPLRDEAGTIIRWYGTNVDIEDRKRADQALRESERNLRQIINTIPTAIWSTRPDGYCDFLHDRWLDFTGLSMEQAEGWGWRVAIHPDDFDELVRFWKASLASGSPGETEARMRRFDGEYRWFLFLGDTLRDEAGNIVRWYGTNVEIDDRKRAEQALVESERQSRLIVNTIPGLVAIFDEDGEPESLNEQFLEYLGQTLEEFAHWATNGTVHPDDLSRHIDALTQSLGTGRGIDFETRLRRFDGTYRWFQLRGQPLRASNGCIVRWYVLMTDIDDRKRAEEELRRSEAFLAEGQNLARMGSFSWDVSKAEMVWSEQLYRIFDLQPGLHVTFQLIASRFHPEDMPMLGDMVERAERGENDLEYRHRIITSDRSIKHLHLIAHGVRNSIGAMEYIGAVLDITQRRLSEEALEKVRTELGLAMRIMSLGALTASIAHEVNQPLAGIITNAGTCLRMLADDPPNINGARETARRTIRDGNRAADVITRLRALFSKRAAVMEPVDLNEAIREVIALSLGELQRNSISLITKLATGLPMAAGDRVQLQQVIMNLLRNAIDAVMTVSDRPRRVVIATELGEDGNIRLSVEDAGIGFGAQDMEQIFEAFYTTKADGMGIGLSVSRSIIENHRGRIWAEANDGSGVTVCFSIPEFLEDRTSQVDGRVPTPGGAGMQRGF; translated from the coding sequence ATGGCTTCCGAAGTCGTTTGCAAATTGCTCGATACGCTCGTCGATATGCTGAGGCTCGATTTTGCTTACATTCGACTGAACCAATCGTCGTACGAGGAACCCGTCGAAGTGGCCCGTGCAGGCCAGCAATTTGCCGTCTCACCCGAAGCGATCATCCGTGAGTTTCACGGACTAAACGAGGTTGATCTGGCTGACTGGCCATTGCTGAACAGCTTTCAAGGAGACGTTCCTATATCGGTCGCGGCCTTGCGGCTGGGGATACTCGCCGACATCGGAGTTTTGTTCACAGGGTCAAGAAGGGTCGATTTTCCACTGCAGACCGACAGCCTTGTTCTGAACGTAGCCGCAAACCAAGCGGGCGTGAGGTTACAGGAGCTGAAACTGTCGAGTGACAGGAGACGTCTGGCCAAGGAATCCTATGAGATCGCGGCTGAAGAGCCATCTGAAGTGGCCGTCCGCGAAAATGAAGACGACGCCAAACTGATAGCGGACAGCATTCCGGCCGGAATTGCTGTTTTGACGCCGACCGGCGAGATCGAAGCCGTAAACAGCTATATCGCTGGATACTTCGGCAAACCTAAGGATGAACTAAAGGGATGGGGAACAGCGGAGACGGTTCACCCCGCGGATATTCAGCGCGTCGTCGAATCTTTCAGATATTCGATAAAGGCGGGGATGCCTTATGAAGTCGAGGCGCGACTTCTCGGCGCCGACAACAAGTACCGTTGGTTTCAGATTAGAGGGCTTCCACTCGAGGATCGAAATGGGCGCATCATGCGCTGGTACTCCCTGCACATTGATATCGACGAGAGGAAGCAAGCCGAAGAGGCACTGCGGGAGAGCGAGGTCAATCTCCGAAAGATCATCAATACGATCCCCACATCCGCATGGTCTACCCTGCCGGACGGGTATTGCGACTTCCTCAACGACCGCTGGCTCGACTATGCGGGGTTCACATCCGACCAGGCCGTGGGATGGGCTTGGGCGGCCGCAATTCATCCGGATGACGCCAGTGGTCTGGCCGAGTATTGGCAATCGTGCCTCGCATCCGGCACACCAGTCTCGACGGAAGCCCGCATTCGTCGATTCGATGGAGAGTATCGATGGTTCCTGTTTCTCGCTAATCCGTTGCGAGATGAGGCTGGTACCATAATCAGATGGTACGGGACGAATGTGGACATAGAAGATCGCAAACGCGCAGACCAGGCGCTGCGGGACAGCGAAGTCAATCTCCGCAAGATCATCAATACGATTCCGACATCCGCATGGTCTACCCTGCCGGACGGGTATTGCGACTTCCTCAATGACCGCTGGCTCGACTATGCGGGATTCACAGAAGACCAGGCGGTGGGATGGGCCTGGGCGGCCGCGATTCATCCAGACGACGCCAGTGGTCTGGCTGAGTATTGGCAATCGTGCCTCGCATCCGGCACACCAGTCTCGACGGAAGCCCGCATTCGTCGATACGATGGAGAGTACCGATGGTTCCTGTTTCTCGCCAACCCGTTGCGAGATGAGGCGGGTACCATAATCAGATGGTACGGGACGAATGTCGACATAGAGGACCGCAAACGAGCGGACCAGGCACTGCGCGAGAGTGAGCGCAACCTGAGACAGATTATCAACACGATTCCGACAGCTATATGGTCTACCCGTCCGGACGGCTACTGCGACTTCCTTCACGATCGCTGGCTTGACTTCACCGGTCTCTCGATGGAGCAGGCGGAGGGATGGGGCTGGCGGGTTGCAATCCATCCAGATGACTTTGACGAGCTTGTGCGATTTTGGAAGGCATCCCTCGCATCAGGCAGTCCAGGTGAAACCGAAGCGCGCATGCGCCGTTTCGATGGCGAGTATCGGTGGTTCCTCTTTCTCGGCGACACTTTGCGCGACGAAGCCGGAAACATCGTCAGGTGGTATGGGACGAACGTTGAGATTGACGATCGAAAACGCGCGGAGCAAGCGCTGGTTGAGAGCGAGCGCCAGTCACGGCTTATCGTCAATACGATTCCGGGTCTCGTGGCTATTTTTGACGAAGATGGCGAACCGGAAAGTCTCAACGAGCAATTTCTCGAGTATCTTGGCCAGACCCTGGAAGAATTCGCGCACTGGGCGACCAACGGCACGGTCCATCCGGATGATCTCAGCCGCCACATTGACGCTCTAACGCAGTCGCTCGGGACTGGTCGGGGGATTGACTTTGAAACCCGGCTTCGACGTTTCGACGGCACCTATCGCTGGTTCCAGCTCCGAGGCCAGCCACTTCGAGCCAGCAATGGATGCATCGTCCGGTGGTATGTGCTGATGACCGACATCGACGATCGTAAACGCGCCGAAGAAGAGCTCCGGCGCAGCGAGGCGTTTCTAGCCGAGGGTCAGAATCTTGCACGAATGGGGAGTTTCTCCTGGGATGTCTCGAAAGCGGAGATGGTGTGGTCGGAGCAGCTCTATCGTATCTTTGATCTGCAGCCGGGCCTTCATGTGACTTTCCAGCTGATCGCGAGCCGCTTCCATCCCGAGGACATGCCAATGCTAGGCGATATGGTTGAACGGGCAGAGCGCGGTGAGAATGACCTGGAATACCGGCACCGGATCATCACGTCCGACCGGTCTATCAAACACCTGCACCTCATTGCACATGGCGTGCGAAACTCGATTGGCGCGATGGAGTATATTGGCGCGGTCCTCGACATCACACAACGTAGGCTCTCTGAAGAGGCGCTTGAGAAGGTGCGAACAGAGCTTGGATTGGCTATGCGGATCATGAGCCTGGGCGCCCTGACCGCATCTATTGCACACGAGGTCAACCAGCCACTGGCTGGCATCATTACGAATGCCGGAACCTGTCTGCGGATGCTGGCCGACGACCCACCAAACATAAATGGCGCTCGCGAAACGGCACGCCGGACCATCCGCGACGGCAATCGTGCGGCCGACGTGATAACGCGACTGCGAGCGCTCTTTAGCAAGCGAGCGGCCGTCATGGAACCCGTGGATCTGAATGAGGCGATCCGCGAAGTGATTGCGTTGTCCTTGGGAGAACTTCAGCGAAACAGCATATCACTTATTACTAAACTTGCCACCGGACTCCCAATGGCGGCCGGCGATCGTGTCCAACTTCAACAGGTCATCATGAACCTGCTGCGCAACGCGATAGACGCCGTGATGACCGTCAGTGATCGCCCGAGGCGGGTGGTCATCGCGACCGAGCTTGGCGAAGACGGCAACATCCGGCTTTCCGTAGAAGATGCCGGTATTGGCTTCGGCGCTCAGGACATGGAGCAAATTTTTGAAGCCTTTTACACCACCAAAGCCGACGGCATGGGCATAGGGCTTTCGGTTAGTCGTTCAATCATCGAGAACCATCGCGGCCGCATTTGGGCAGAGGCGAATGATGGCTCAGGCGTAACCGTTTGCTTTTCAATTCCCGAATTCCTGGAGGATCGGACATCCCAAGTTGATGGACGCGTGCCGACGCCAGGCGGCGCCGGCATGCAGAGGGGATTTTAG
- a CDS encoding response regulator transcription factor, producing MFGHGAEAFSSAEEFLASRLVDHTKCLVLDIAMPGMSGIELQRELTQQGRQIPIVFITAHGDEQFCRRLRQSGTIECLLKPFTDTALLDAINAVMR from the coding sequence ATGTTTGGTCACGGAGCCGAAGCGTTCTCCTCCGCGGAAGAGTTCCTGGCCTCGAGACTAGTCGATCACACCAAGTGCTTGGTCCTTGACATCGCAATGCCAGGGATGTCGGGGATCGAGCTCCAACGCGAGCTGACGCAACAAGGCCGACAGATACCAATTGTTTTTATAACGGCCCATGGAGATGAGCAATTTTGCCGTCGTCTGCGCCAAAGCGGGACAATCGAATGCCTGCTGAAGCCATTCACGGACACTGCACTACTCGATGCGATCAACGCTGTAATGCGCTGA
- a CDS encoding enoyl-CoA hydratase/isomerase family protein — protein MTYCKIQKSVLLFSVVAVLQGSAHVFGEESKLPSAAGAPPAATLSTTTEKIRLTRKSEAYWEVTFNNPPLNIVGPSEVRELAKIVGQIEADGRVKVVVFDSAVPGYFIAHYDLLGPLKDSTGMEPGPTGMHPVPDVMVRISRLKAATIVSIRGRASGIGSELALAADMRFASREKAVVSQFEVGAGFVPGGGPMARLPRLVGRGRAMEMLIGAEGFDGELAERYGYVNRALPDSQLDSFVDALATRIASFDGQAIADAKTLINQASLPPDSEMQPGWDAFITSVQRPAAQARLKVLVEEGLQRPGNVERNLNEYTAKYR, from the coding sequence ATGACGTATTGTAAGATTCAGAAGTCGGTATTGTTGTTTTCCGTTGTCGCCGTCCTGCAAGGGTCCGCGCATGTTTTCGGAGAGGAATCAAAGTTGCCCAGTGCTGCTGGCGCACCGCCTGCAGCGACACTGAGCACAACGACGGAGAAGATCCGACTGACACGCAAGAGCGAGGCCTACTGGGAAGTCACTTTCAACAATCCTCCACTCAATATCGTCGGCCCGTCCGAAGTCCGCGAGCTTGCAAAAATTGTTGGTCAGATCGAAGCCGACGGGAGGGTCAAGGTCGTGGTGTTTGACAGCGCGGTTCCGGGCTATTTCATCGCTCACTACGACCTACTAGGTCCCCTTAAGGATTCCACCGGCATGGAGCCCGGGCCAACGGGTATGCATCCCGTGCCTGACGTCATGGTACGCATAAGCCGGCTGAAGGCTGCGACGATTGTTTCAATTCGGGGGCGGGCGAGTGGCATAGGCAGCGAGCTTGCGCTCGCGGCGGATATGCGTTTTGCAAGCCGAGAGAAAGCGGTTGTGTCGCAGTTTGAAGTCGGCGCCGGCTTTGTTCCTGGAGGCGGCCCTATGGCGCGGCTGCCTCGGCTGGTCGGCCGCGGCCGCGCCATGGAGATGTTGATCGGTGCCGAGGGCTTTGATGGCGAACTTGCCGAGCGCTACGGTTATGTGAATCGGGCGTTGCCCGATTCACAATTGGACAGTTTTGTCGACGCCTTGGCGACGCGAATTGCGTCGTTCGACGGGCAGGCGATTGCCGACGCCAAGACTCTGATCAACCAAGCTAGCCTGCCACCGGATTCTGAGATGCAGCCGGGGTGGGACGCGTTCATCACTTCCGTACAACGGCCTGCGGCCCAGGCGCGTCTGAAGGTGCTCGTCGAGGAAGGACTGCAGCGGCCCGGGAACGTCGAGAGAAACCTCAACGAATATACAGCCAAGTATCGGTAG